A part of Amycolatopsis camponoti genomic DNA contains:
- a CDS encoding helix-turn-helix domain containing protein: MSIIEERRTEVRAQEITYQIAVATRTDDDRAEPTPRVMITLEAGGPGGEPVAEGSLDLDVAVAATVADLVADGLLSATGAGRGPRRRSAGRPAQQGRPWNEELDAELENRWIAGESVAEIASYFERTPGGIRARLPRVGCDPENPGCYLPVPPSRRTDLDGAEPS; the protein is encoded by the coding sequence ATGTCGATCATCGAAGAGCGCCGGACCGAGGTCCGGGCACAGGAAATCACCTACCAGATCGCGGTCGCCACCAGGACGGACGACGACCGCGCCGAACCGACTCCCCGGGTGATGATCACCCTGGAAGCCGGCGGTCCCGGCGGCGAACCGGTCGCCGAGGGCAGCCTCGACCTGGACGTCGCGGTGGCGGCCACGGTGGCCGACCTCGTCGCGGACGGCCTGCTGTCGGCGACCGGCGCGGGCCGGGGGCCGCGGCGAAGATCCGCGGGCCGTCCTGCCCAGCAGGGCCGCCCGTGGAACGAGGAGCTGGACGCGGAGCTGGAGAACCGGTGGATCGCGGGCGAGAGCGTCGCGGAGATCGCGTCGTACTTCGAGCGCACCCCCGGCGGCATCCGCGCCCGGCTGCCCCGCGTGGGCTGCGACCCGGAGAACCCGGGCTGCTACCTCCCGGTGCCGCCGAGCAGGCGCACGGACCTGGACGGAGCGGAGCCGAGCTGA
- a CDS encoding helix-turn-helix transcriptional regulator: MTDTPARLLGLLSLLQTPREWPGSELAGRLGVSPRTIRRDVERLRELGYPVEASRGVAGGYRLVAGTAMPPLVLDDDEAVAIAVVLRTAAGQTVAGIEEASVRALAKLEQVLPARLRRRVGTIGAATVAVPAVGPAVDPAQLTVFAGAITNRETVRFRYRANDGAETRRRAEPLRLVATGRRWYLVAYDLDRADWRIFRADRVRDAQATGGRVAPRKPPATDLAAYVVERLYDLVPTYAAVAVLAEPAAQVAPRLGAAAGELTDLGDGRCRWRSHGDTLDWLAFRLLGLGCAFTVEEPPELVAHLGVLADRAAAAAGSGARG; encoded by the coding sequence ATGACGGACACCCCGGCGCGGCTGCTCGGCCTGCTCTCGCTGCTCCAGACACCGCGGGAGTGGCCGGGTAGCGAACTGGCCGGCCGGCTCGGCGTCAGCCCGCGCACGATCCGCCGCGACGTCGAGCGGCTGCGCGAGCTCGGCTACCCGGTGGAGGCCAGCCGCGGCGTCGCGGGTGGCTACCGGCTGGTCGCCGGCACCGCGATGCCACCCCTCGTGCTCGACGACGACGAAGCCGTCGCGATCGCGGTGGTGCTGCGGACCGCCGCGGGGCAGACCGTCGCCGGGATCGAGGAGGCGTCCGTGCGGGCGCTGGCCAAGCTGGAGCAGGTCCTGCCGGCACGGCTGCGCCGCCGCGTGGGCACGATCGGCGCGGCGACGGTCGCCGTGCCGGCCGTGGGGCCCGCCGTCGACCCGGCGCAGCTGACGGTGTTCGCCGGCGCGATCACCAACCGCGAGACGGTCCGCTTCCGCTACCGCGCGAACGACGGGGCCGAGACGCGGCGCCGGGCCGAACCGCTCCGGCTGGTCGCCACCGGACGCCGCTGGTACCTGGTGGCCTACGACCTCGACCGCGCGGACTGGCGCATCTTCCGCGCCGACCGGGTCCGCGACGCCCAGGCGACCGGCGGCCGCGTCGCACCACGGAAGCCGCCCGCGACGGACCTGGCCGCCTACGTCGTCGAACGGCTCTACGACCTGGTGCCGACGTACGCCGCGGTCGCCGTCCTGGCGGAACCGGCGGCGCAGGTCGCGCCCCGGCTCGGTGCCGCGGCCGGCGAGCTGACCGACCTCGGCGACGGCCGCTGCCGGTGGCGGAGCCACGGGGACACCTTGGACTGGCTGGCGTTCCGGTTGCTGGGGCTCGGGTGCGCGTTCACCGTCGAGGAGCCACCCGAGCTGGTCGCCCATCTCGGGGTGCTCGCCGACCGGGCCGCCGCGGCGGCGGGTTCCGGCGCGCGGGGTTGA
- the argC gene encoding N-acetyl-gamma-glutamyl-phosphate reductase, with product MTVNIAVAGASGYAGGELLRLLLAHPEVEIGALTAASSAGTKLGVHQPHLVPLADRVLAETTPETLAGHDVVFLALPHGHSAEIAAQLGPDVLVVDLGADHRLADPADWQRWYGGDHAGQWPYGLPELPGAREKLIGTKRVAVPGCFPTGGSLALAPAFAAGLIEPDVTVVAVTGTSGAGKSLKPNLLGSEVMGSASAYGVGGAHRHTPEFAQNLSAVAGEKVSVSFTPVLAPMPRGILTTASAPLKGDVDEAAARAAYEKAYDAEPFVQLLPAGAWPTTSATLGSNNVQLQVTVDADARRLVVVAAIDNLTKGTAGGAVQSMNLALGLPEATGLSTVGVAP from the coding sequence ATGACGGTGAACATCGCGGTGGCCGGAGCCAGCGGGTACGCGGGCGGCGAACTGCTGCGCCTGCTCCTCGCCCATCCCGAGGTCGAGATCGGCGCGCTCACGGCCGCCAGCAGCGCGGGCACGAAGCTCGGCGTCCACCAGCCCCACCTCGTTCCCCTGGCCGACCGGGTCCTCGCCGAGACGACGCCGGAGACCCTCGCCGGGCACGATGTCGTGTTCCTCGCGCTGCCCCACGGGCACTCCGCGGAGATCGCGGCGCAGCTCGGCCCGGACGTCTTGGTGGTCGACCTCGGCGCCGACCACCGCCTGGCCGACCCGGCCGACTGGCAGCGCTGGTACGGCGGCGACCACGCCGGTCAGTGGCCCTACGGCCTGCCCGAACTGCCCGGCGCCCGCGAGAAGCTCATCGGGACCAAGCGGGTCGCCGTGCCCGGTTGCTTCCCGACCGGTGGTTCGCTGGCCCTCGCGCCCGCGTTCGCCGCCGGCCTGATCGAGCCGGACGTCACGGTCGTCGCGGTCACCGGTACTTCCGGCGCCGGCAAGAGCCTCAAGCCGAACCTACTCGGCTCGGAGGTGATGGGCTCGGCGAGCGCGTACGGCGTCGGCGGCGCCCACCGCCACACCCCCGAATTCGCGCAGAACCTCTCGGCCGTCGCGGGGGAGAAGGTCAGCGTGTCCTTCACCCCGGTGCTCGCGCCGATGCCCCGCGGCATCCTCACCACGGCGAGCGCCCCGCTGAAGGGCGACGTCGACGAGGCCGCCGCCCGCGCGGCGTACGAGAAGGCCTACGACGCGGAGCCGTTCGTCCAGCTGCTGCCCGCGGGCGCCTGGCCCACGACGTCGGCGACGCTCGGCTCGAACAACGTCCAGCTGCAGGTCACGGTCGACGCCGACGCCCGGCGCCTGGTCGTCGTCGCCGCGATCGACAACCTCACCAAGGGCACCGCCGGCGGTGCCGTCCAGTCGATGAACCTGGCCCTCGGCCTCCCCGAGGCCACCGGCCTTTCCACCGTAGGAGTCGCACCGTGA
- the argJ gene encoding bifunctional glutamate N-acetyltransferase/amino-acid acetyltransferase ArgJ, whose amino-acid sequence MTVTGPQGFRAAGVAAGIKASGALDFTLVVNDGPLDVAAGVFTRNVIKAAPVLWSQEVLKQQRLKAVVLNSGGANAATGPGGFQDTHATAEKVAEVLQAGAIEVAVCSTGLIGERLPMDAVLSGVDTAFKALDASAEASLNAATGVMTTDSKPKQAFAKHDGGWSVGGFAKGAGMLAPNLATMLSVLTTDAVVGKEALDRALRAATHVTFDRLDVDGGTSTNDTVLVLASGASGVEPTEAELTELLTKVSLDLVLQLRADSEGATKDVNVTVQGAESETDAIAVARTIAEDNLVKTALFGSDPNWGRIAMALGRVPARIDPETVSIAINGVTLFAQGMPAADRSEADLTARAIEIVVDLGVGTEAATIYTTDLSHGYVEENSAYSS is encoded by the coding sequence GTGACCGTCACCGGGCCCCAGGGCTTCCGCGCCGCCGGCGTCGCCGCCGGGATCAAGGCGTCCGGCGCGCTCGACTTCACGCTGGTCGTCAACGACGGCCCGCTCGACGTCGCGGCCGGCGTGTTCACCCGCAACGTCATCAAGGCCGCGCCGGTGCTGTGGTCGCAGGAGGTGCTCAAGCAGCAGCGGCTCAAGGCGGTCGTCCTCAACTCGGGCGGCGCCAACGCGGCCACCGGCCCCGGCGGCTTCCAGGACACCCACGCCACCGCCGAGAAGGTGGCCGAAGTGCTGCAGGCGGGTGCGATCGAGGTCGCCGTCTGCTCCACCGGCCTGATCGGGGAACGGCTGCCGATGGACGCGGTCCTGTCCGGAGTGGACACCGCGTTCAAGGCGCTCGACGCGAGCGCCGAAGCGAGCCTGAACGCCGCCACGGGCGTGATGACCACCGACTCCAAGCCGAAGCAGGCGTTCGCGAAACACGACGGCGGCTGGAGCGTCGGCGGCTTCGCGAAGGGCGCGGGCATGCTCGCGCCGAACCTCGCCACCATGCTCTCGGTGCTGACCACCGACGCCGTGGTGGGCAAGGAGGCCCTCGACCGTGCCCTGCGCGCGGCCACCCACGTGACCTTCGACCGCCTCGACGTCGACGGCGGCACGTCCACGAACGACACCGTCCTGGTGCTGGCGTCCGGCGCGAGCGGGGTCGAACCGACCGAAGCCGAGCTCACCGAGCTGCTCACCAAGGTCAGCCTCGACCTCGTCCTCCAGTTGCGCGCCGACTCGGAAGGCGCCACGAAGGACGTCAACGTCACCGTCCAGGGCGCCGAGTCCGAAACCGACGCGATCGCGGTCGCCCGCACGATCGCCGAGGACAACCTGGTCAAGACGGCACTGTTCGGGTCCGACCCGAACTGGGGCCGGATCGCGATGGCGCTGGGCCGGGTCCCGGCCCGGATCGACCCGGAGACCGTGTCGATCGCGATCAACGGCGTCACCCTGTTCGCGCAGGGGATGCCCGCCGCAGACCGGTCGGAGGCCGACCTCACCGCCCGCGCCATCGAGATCGTCGTCGACCTCGGGGTCGGCACCGAAGCGGCCACCATCTACACCACGGATCTTTCGCACGGCTACGTCGAAGAGAACAGCGCGTACTCCTCATGA
- the argB gene encoding acetylglutamate kinase: MTQEALISADERLATAAEKAGVLIEALPWLQRFHGATVVIKYGGNAMIDDGLKAAFAEDMVFLRLAGLRPVVVHGGGPQITAMLKRLGVEGEFKGGLRVTTPETMDIVRMVLTGQVSRELVGLINAHGPYAVGISGEDARLFTAERKQATVDGEQVDIGLVGEVAEVNPDAVLDIVNAGRIPVVSTVAPDVDGVVHNVNADTAAGALAAALGAEKLVVLTDVEGLYANWPDRSSLIDRIRVDRLEPMLPTLASGMIPKMEACVRAIRGGVRRAHVIDGRLAHSVLLEVFTSRGIGTMVFPETELP, translated from the coding sequence ATGACCCAGGAGGCACTGATTTCCGCGGACGAAAGACTCGCGACGGCGGCCGAAAAGGCCGGCGTGCTCATCGAGGCGCTGCCGTGGCTGCAACGGTTCCACGGCGCGACGGTGGTGATCAAGTACGGCGGCAACGCCATGATCGACGACGGGCTGAAGGCCGCCTTCGCCGAGGACATGGTGTTCCTCCGGCTCGCCGGCCTGCGTCCGGTGGTCGTGCACGGCGGCGGCCCGCAGATCACCGCGATGCTCAAGCGCCTCGGGGTCGAAGGCGAGTTCAAGGGCGGCCTGCGCGTCACCACGCCGGAGACGATGGACATCGTCCGGATGGTGCTCACCGGGCAGGTCAGCCGCGAGCTGGTCGGGTTGATCAACGCCCACGGACCATACGCGGTCGGCATCTCCGGCGAGGACGCCCGGCTGTTCACCGCCGAGCGCAAGCAGGCCACTGTGGACGGTGAACAAGTCGACATCGGGCTCGTCGGCGAGGTCGCCGAGGTCAACCCGGACGCGGTGCTCGACATCGTCAACGCCGGGCGCATCCCGGTGGTCTCCACGGTCGCGCCGGATGTCGACGGTGTCGTGCACAACGTGAACGCCGACACCGCCGCGGGTGCGCTCGCGGCCGCGCTGGGCGCGGAAAAGCTCGTCGTGCTCACCGACGTCGAAGGCCTGTACGCGAACTGGCCCGACCGGTCGTCGCTGATCGACCGCATCCGCGTCGACCGCCTCGAGCCGATGCTGCCCACCCTGGCCAGCGGCATGATCCCGAAGATGGAGGCGTGCGTGCGCGCCATCCGCGGCGGCGTGCGACGAGCGCACGTGATCGACGGCCGCCTCGCCCACTCGGTACTGCTGGAGGTCTTCACCTCGCGCGGCATCGGCACCATGGTCTTCCCCGAAACGGAGCTCCCGTGA
- a CDS encoding acetylornithine transaminase, whose product MTDLKSNVDGQQHWQSALMDNYGTPALTLVRGEGAKVWDADGKEYVDLVGGIAVNALGHAHPAVVEAVTAQIKELGHTSNLYVNPVAVELAESLLDVAGLTGHGKVLFVNSGAEANEAALKISRLTGRTKVVAAEGAFHGRTMGSLTLTGQPGKRDPFKPLVPGVEHVPFGDVEALKAAVDTETAAVFLEPVLGEAGVIPAPDGYLQAAREITKATGTLLVLDEVQTGLGRLGTWFGFQQAGVVPDVITLAKGLGGGLPLGAVIGVGAAGDLLKPGQHGTTFGGNPVCCAAGLAVIKTIAAEGLLDHVSALGKDIAAGVEALGHPLVAGVRGSGLLLGIALRKPVSGAVAKAVQDAGYLVNPVAPDTVRLAPPLVLDGDQAQGFLAALPNALDSTTKDAD is encoded by the coding sequence GTGACCGACCTCAAGTCCAATGTGGACGGCCAGCAGCACTGGCAGTCCGCGCTCATGGACAACTACGGCACCCCGGCGCTGACGCTCGTCCGCGGCGAGGGCGCGAAGGTGTGGGACGCCGACGGCAAGGAGTACGTCGACCTCGTCGGCGGCATCGCGGTCAACGCGCTCGGCCACGCGCACCCGGCGGTCGTCGAGGCCGTCACCGCGCAGATCAAGGAGCTCGGCCACACCTCGAACCTGTACGTCAACCCGGTGGCCGTGGAGCTGGCCGAGTCGCTGCTCGACGTCGCCGGGCTCACCGGCCACGGCAAGGTGCTGTTCGTCAACTCCGGCGCCGAGGCCAACGAAGCCGCGCTCAAGATCAGCCGGCTGACCGGGCGCACCAAGGTGGTCGCCGCCGAGGGGGCGTTTCACGGCCGGACCATGGGCTCGCTGACGCTGACCGGCCAGCCCGGCAAGCGCGACCCCTTCAAGCCGCTGGTGCCCGGGGTGGAGCACGTGCCGTTCGGGGACGTCGAGGCGCTGAAGGCGGCCGTCGACACCGAGACCGCGGCCGTCTTCCTGGAGCCGGTGCTCGGGGAGGCGGGCGTCATCCCGGCGCCGGACGGCTACCTGCAGGCCGCCCGCGAGATCACCAAGGCCACCGGCACGCTGCTGGTGCTCGACGAGGTGCAGACCGGCCTCGGCCGCCTCGGCACCTGGTTCGGCTTCCAGCAGGCCGGCGTCGTCCCGGACGTGATCACGCTGGCCAAGGGCCTCGGCGGCGGGCTGCCGCTGGGCGCGGTGATCGGCGTCGGCGCGGCGGGCGACCTGCTCAAGCCCGGCCAGCACGGCACCACCTTCGGCGGCAACCCCGTGTGCTGCGCGGCCGGGCTCGCCGTGATCAAGACGATCGCCGCGGAGGGCCTCCTCGACCACGTCTCGGCGCTGGGCAAGGACATCGCGGCGGGCGTCGAGGCGCTCGGCCACCCGCTCGTCGCCGGCGTGCGCGGCAGCGGGCTGCTGCTCGGCATCGCCCTGCGCAAGCCCGTCTCGGGCGCGGTCGCCAAGGCCGTGCAGGACGCGGGCTACCTCGTCAACCCGGTCGCGCCGGACACCGTCCGGCTCGCCCCGCCGCTCGTCCTCGACGGCGACCAGGCCCAGGGCTTCCTGGCCGCACTCCCGAACGCGCTCGACTCCACCACGAAGGACGCCGACTGA
- the argF gene encoding ornithine carbamoyltransferase, producing the protein MLRHFLRDDDVSPAEQKAILDLADALKADPLGNKTLAGKSITAIFEKNSTRTRFSFEVGISQLGGHPVIVDGRSMQLGREETIEDTSRVLSRYVDGIVWRTFAQKRIEAMATAASIPVVNALTDEFHPCQALTDLMTIRERKGKLEGLTLVYLGDGANNMAHSLLLAGVTAGMHVRVVSPLGFQPDQQVMLDAKQRGEETGGTATVFTDPYAAVAGADVLVTDTWTSMGQENDGLDRVGPFRALQVNTELLKKAADDAIVLHCLPAHRGWEITDEVIDGPASAVWDEAENRLHAQKALLVWLFEESRR; encoded by the coding sequence ATGCTCCGCCACTTCCTCCGCGACGACGACGTCAGTCCCGCCGAGCAGAAGGCCATCCTCGACCTCGCCGACGCGCTGAAGGCCGACCCGCTGGGGAACAAGACCCTCGCCGGCAAGTCGATCACGGCGATCTTCGAGAAGAACTCGACCCGCACGCGGTTCTCGTTCGAGGTCGGCATCAGCCAGCTCGGCGGCCACCCGGTGATCGTCGACGGCCGCTCGATGCAGCTCGGCCGCGAAGAGACCATCGAGGACACGTCGCGGGTGCTGTCGCGGTACGTGGACGGGATCGTGTGGCGGACCTTCGCGCAGAAGCGCATCGAGGCGATGGCGACGGCGGCGTCGATCCCGGTCGTCAACGCGCTGACCGACGAGTTCCACCCGTGCCAGGCGCTCACCGACCTGATGACCATCCGGGAGCGCAAGGGGAAGCTCGAGGGCCTCACCCTCGTCTACCTCGGTGACGGCGCCAACAACATGGCGCACTCGCTGCTGCTCGCCGGCGTCACCGCCGGGATGCACGTCCGCGTGGTCTCGCCGCTCGGGTTCCAGCCCGACCAGCAGGTCATGCTCGACGCCAAGCAGCGCGGCGAGGAGACCGGCGGCACGGCCACGGTCTTCACCGACCCGTACGCGGCGGTCGCCGGCGCCGACGTGCTGGTCACCGACACGTGGACGTCGATGGGCCAGGAGAACGACGGCCTCGACCGGGTCGGCCCGTTCCGCGCGCTGCAGGTCAACACCGAGCTGCTGAAGAAGGCCGCCGACGACGCGATCGTCCTGCACTGCCTGCCCGCGCACCGCGGCTGGGAGATCACCGACGAGGTGATCGACGGCCCGGCCAGCGCGGTGTGGGACGAGGCGGAGAACCGGCTCCACGCGCAGAAGGCGTTGCTGGTCTGGCTCTTCGAGGAGAGCCGGCGATGA
- a CDS encoding arginine repressor: MTSSRVGRQARITELVSTMTIRSQTELAKLLAAEGIEVTQATLSRDLDELGAVKLRGPDSGAPVYVIPEDGSPVRGVQGGTSRLSRLLAELMVSADSSGNLMVLRTPPGAAQFLASAIDRAALEEVVGSIAGDDTVAVIAREPLTGKGLAERFAALAQRSADEGPP, from the coding sequence ATGACCAGCAGCCGGGTGGGGCGGCAGGCGCGGATCACCGAGCTGGTGTCCACCATGACCATCCGCAGCCAGACCGAGCTGGCCAAGCTGCTGGCCGCCGAGGGCATCGAGGTCACCCAGGCCACGCTGTCGCGCGACCTCGACGAGCTGGGCGCGGTCAAGCTGCGCGGGCCGGACTCGGGCGCGCCGGTCTACGTCATCCCGGAGGACGGCAGCCCCGTCCGCGGGGTGCAGGGCGGCACGTCGCGGCTCTCCCGGCTGCTCGCGGAGCTGATGGTCTCGGCCGACTCGTCGGGCAACCTGATGGTGCTGCGGACCCCGCCGGGCGCGGCGCAGTTCCTGGCCAGCGCCATCGACCGGGCCGCGCTGGAGGAGGTCGTCGGCTCGATCGCGGGCGACGACACCGTCGCCGTGATCGCGCGCGAACCGTTGACAGGCAAGGGGCTCGCCGAGCGCTTCGCCGCCCTCGCCCAGCGATCGGCGGACGAAGGACCACCATGA
- a CDS encoding argininosuccinate synthase: MITIGDIFPAEGEFLAPDEVVVTYDGGVPVAIDGETVSVAEAHRMLSARGEAQRIGRRETRAALERRACRGYAIVRLVLYDGRITVA, from the coding sequence ATGATCACGATCGGCGATATCTTCCCGGCCGAGGGCGAATTCCTCGCGCCGGACGAGGTCGTCGTGACCTACGACGGCGGGGTGCCGGTCGCGATCGACGGCGAGACCGTCTCCGTCGCCGAAGCACACCGGATGCTGAGCGCACGCGGTGAAGCACAGAGAATCGGCCGCCGCGAAACCCGCGCCGCGCTCGAACGGCGGGCCTGCCGCGGATATGCCATTGTCCGCCTGGTCCTGTACGACGGCCGGATCACGGTCGCCTGA
- the argH gene encoding argininosuccinate lyase translates to MSGNEQPVQLWGGRFASGPAEAMAALSASTHFDWRLAPYDIAGSRAHARVLRKAGLLTDDELAGMLAALDTLAQDVAAGEFTPTIADEDVHTALERGLLERAGTELGGKLRAGRSRNDQVATLFRMWLRDASRRVVAGTLEVVDALVSQAKRHPDAILPGRTHLQHAQPVLLAHHLLAHGQALLRDVSRLQDWDARTAESPYGSGALAGSSLGLDPEAVAEELGFATSVENSIDGTASRDFVAEFAFAVAMLAVNLSRIAEEVIIWNTAEFGYVTLDDAWATGSSIMPQKKNPDVAELTRGKAGRLIGNLTGLLATLKAQPLAYNRDLQEDKEPVFDSVEQLELLFPAIAGMLATLTFHTDRLAELAPAGFTLATDIAEWLVRQGVPFRVAHEAAGESVRVAESRGVGLDELTDEEFEKINPALTPEVRAVLTVEGSVKSRDARGGTAPERVAEQRARLEERVTAARQWLN, encoded by the coding sequence GTGAGCGGGAACGAGCAGCCGGTGCAGCTGTGGGGCGGCCGGTTCGCCAGCGGTCCGGCGGAAGCCATGGCCGCGCTGAGCGCGTCGACGCACTTCGACTGGCGCCTGGCGCCCTACGACATCGCCGGGTCCCGCGCGCACGCCCGCGTGCTGCGCAAGGCGGGCCTGCTCACCGACGACGAGCTCGCCGGCATGCTGGCCGCGCTGGACACCCTTGCCCAGGACGTCGCGGCGGGGGAGTTCACCCCGACGATCGCCGACGAGGACGTGCACACGGCCCTCGAACGCGGCCTTCTCGAACGCGCGGGCACCGAGCTCGGCGGCAAGCTGCGCGCCGGCCGCTCGCGCAACGACCAGGTGGCCACGCTGTTCCGGATGTGGCTGCGCGACGCGTCCCGCCGGGTCGTCGCCGGCACGCTCGAAGTCGTCGACGCGCTGGTGTCGCAGGCGAAGCGGCACCCGGACGCGATCCTGCCCGGCCGCACCCACCTGCAGCACGCCCAGCCCGTGCTGCTCGCGCACCACCTGCTGGCCCACGGCCAGGCGCTGCTGCGCGACGTCTCGCGGCTGCAGGACTGGGACGCGCGCACGGCCGAATCGCCGTACGGCTCGGGCGCGCTGGCCGGCTCGTCGCTGGGCCTCGACCCCGAGGCCGTCGCCGAAGAGCTGGGCTTCGCGACGAGCGTCGAGAACTCCATCGACGGCACCGCTTCGCGCGACTTCGTCGCCGAGTTCGCCTTCGCCGTCGCGATGCTCGCGGTGAACCTGTCCCGGATCGCCGAAGAGGTGATCATCTGGAACACCGCCGAGTTCGGCTACGTCACGCTCGACGACGCTTGGGCGACCGGCAGCTCGATCATGCCGCAGAAGAAGAACCCGGACGTCGCGGAGCTGACCCGCGGCAAGGCCGGCCGGCTGATCGGCAACCTCACCGGGCTGCTGGCCACGCTCAAGGCGCAGCCGCTGGCCTACAACCGCGACCTGCAGGAGGACAAGGAGCCGGTGTTCGACTCGGTCGAGCAGCTGGAGCTCCTGTTCCCGGCGATCGCCGGGATGCTCGCCACGCTGACGTTCCACACCGATCGGCTCGCCGAGCTGGCCCCGGCCGGCTTCACGCTGGCCACGGACATCGCGGAATGGCTGGTGCGCCAAGGCGTCCCGTTCCGCGTCGCGCACGAGGCGGCGGGCGAAAGCGTCCGCGTCGCCGAGTCCCGCGGCGTCGGCCTGGACGAGCTGACCGACGAGGAGTTCGAGAAGATCAACCCGGCGCTCACCCCGGAGGTGCGGGCCGTGCTGACCGTCGAAGGCTCGGTGAAGTCCCGCGACGCCCGCGGTGGCACGGCGCCCGAGCGGGTGGCCGAACAGCGCGCGCGGCTCGAAGAGCGCGTCACCGCCGCGCGTCAGTGGCTCAACTGA
- a CDS encoding TetR/AcrR family transcriptional regulator — translation MGTGRNSSSRDTKQKLVDGVLEIIRHQGITAVSARSVATAAGANQALIFYHFGSVEELIAQACILATEARVSLYRERFAAVNSVGDLLELGREIRVAERAEGNLAVLAQTLAGAQGSERLSQATREGLEKWITEVRTALERVLAGSPLAELADPAGLAHAVSSGFLGLSLFETVDPEGAEQAVTALEQLAVLVDVLDGLGPVATRAVRAKLRKSLS, via the coding sequence ATGGGCACCGGCCGGAACTCCAGCTCGCGGGACACGAAGCAGAAGCTCGTGGACGGCGTGCTCGAGATCATCCGGCACCAGGGCATCACCGCGGTCTCCGCGCGGTCGGTCGCCACGGCGGCCGGCGCGAACCAGGCGCTGATCTTCTACCACTTCGGCAGCGTCGAGGAGCTCATCGCGCAGGCGTGCATCCTCGCGACCGAAGCCCGGGTCTCGCTCTACCGGGAGCGCTTCGCCGCCGTGAACTCGGTCGGCGACCTACTGGAGCTGGGCCGCGAGATCCGGGTCGCCGAACGCGCGGAGGGCAACCTCGCCGTGCTGGCCCAGACGCTGGCCGGGGCGCAGGGCAGCGAGCGGCTCTCCCAGGCGACCCGCGAGGGTTTGGAGAAGTGGATCACCGAGGTCCGGACGGCCCTCGAGCGCGTGCTCGCCGGGTCGCCGCTGGCCGAGCTGGCGGACCCCGCCGGGCTGGCTCACGCCGTGTCGTCGGGGTTCCTCGGGCTGTCGCTGTTCGAGACCGTCGACCCCGAGGGCGCCGAGCAGGCCGTGACCGCGCTGGAGCAGCTGGCCGTGCTCGTCGACGTCCTGGACGGGCTCGGCCCGGTGGCCACGCGGGCCGTCCGGGCCAAGCTCCGCAAATCCCTCAGTTGA
- a CDS encoding DUF4166 domain-containing protein, protein MTGVFERAFGADFAFLHPRMRERLALSAGRGMIGHGVMDRIWRGPAFTLPFLWLGSSRHILFPDCGRNVPFTIENYPYVDRHGRETVSFVRTFEFPRRRRRFDAQMVFSPGRGLVDYLGTHQHLAVDLAVSARPDGGFRIRTGEFRLQEGPVRAGLPRILTGSARVEEWFDEASGQFRIEVAVVNPRFGPVFGYEGAFAARFVDVGGGVSGAVKPLREKVMD, encoded by the coding sequence ATGACCGGCGTCTTCGAGCGCGCGTTCGGCGCCGACTTCGCATTCCTGCACCCTCGCATGCGAGAACGGCTCGCCCTCTCGGCCGGGCGTGGCATGATCGGCCACGGCGTGATGGACCGGATTTGGCGCGGCCCCGCCTTCACCCTGCCGTTCCTGTGGCTCGGGTCGTCGCGGCACATCCTGTTCCCCGACTGCGGCCGGAACGTGCCGTTCACCATCGAGAACTACCCGTACGTGGACCGGCACGGCCGCGAGACGGTGTCCTTCGTGCGCACCTTCGAATTCCCGAGACGGCGAAGGCGCTTCGACGCGCAGATGGTGTTCAGCCCCGGGCGCGGGCTCGTCGACTACCTGGGAACGCACCAGCACCTGGCGGTGGACCTCGCGGTGTCGGCTCGGCCGGACGGCGGCTTCCGGATCCGCACCGGCGAGTTCCGGCTCCAGGAGGGGCCGGTCCGCGCCGGCCTACCGCGGATCCTCACCGGCTCCGCGCGGGTCGAAGAGTGGTTCGACGAGGCGAGCGGGCAGTTCCGGATCGAGGTCGCGGTGGTCAACCCGCGCTTCGGGCCGGTGTTCGGCTACGAAGGCGCCTTCGCCGCGCGGTTCGTCGACGTCGGCGGCGGGGTGAGCGGGGCGGTCAAGCCACTCCGTGAGAAGGTCATGGACTGA